GAAGCGATTGTTCCTACTCTGACGGAAGTGGGGAGACGCTTTGAAGAACTGGAAATCTTCCTACCCGAGCTAATGGCTTCAGGTGAGGCTGGCAATGCCTGTACGGCGATGATTGAGAACGCAATCATGCAAAGCGGTAACCAGGTTCAATCAGAAGGTACTGTAGTGATCGGGACTGCGAAAGGCGATATCCATGACATCGGCAAGAACATTGTCATCAGTCTGCTCAAGGCTCACGGCTACAAGGTCATTGACCTTGGTAAAGATGTCCCTGCAGCGCGCTTTATCGATGAAGCAGAGACCAGTCATGCTGACGTAATTGCCACATCAGCCCTGATGAGCATCACGCGGGGTGGCTGTCGAGAGGTGGCAGATCTGCTGAGGGATCGGGGACTCAAGAATAAATACCGGTACATTGTCGGAGGTGGATCGATTACCCAAGACTATTCTGACGAGATCGGCGCCGATGGCTTCTCGGAGACGGGTAGCGGTGCTGTTGATTTGGTGAAAACCTTGATGCAAAACAAGAGAGGAGCCTAGCATGTTCTACAACGACCGTCTGGTAGAAATATATCAACGCTCGCGTAGCGGGCAGTATATGAAAGAAGTGGAATTCGATCTATTATTGGCGCGGCGAACGCAGGAATTGGTCAAGGAATATTCCATAACCTTCGATCCGAACATTGTTTGCCCATCTGACGATGGAATGGCAGACCGCGTGTTCCAGGCAGGGTTGCAATTATTCATAGATATTGGTGCTTATCACCTGGACACCCAGAGGGTGATCAAGTTCAGCCGCGAAGAGATTCTGGAAGCTCTCCGCAAAGCACCCGACACCTTATATCTTGGTGAGGGGCGCGATATGGTCATTGCCCGCCATCGCAACATAGAAGATACAAATCCGCCTCTCAACCTGACCGGCCCTGCTGGGCAGCCGTGCAGTGAAGAGCACTACCTTGAGTTGATGATCAGCTACGCTCAGGAACCCTTTGTGCACGCCATTGAATCTGGGGCGACATTGACCTATAACGGTGTGGACATCATGGCGAATACCCTGTTGGAAGTCAAGGCTGTACAGCGGGATGCCGCCACAGCACGTGAAGCAATCCGCCGGGTCGGAAAGCCTGGAATGCATATTGGTGATGCAGCCACGGGTATGACTGCCATTGGGAAAATGGCAGCCTCCGAGCCAGTCAACCTGCTCCGGCCCTGCGATGGCCGCCTGGTAGCGCAGATGTGCGAGCTTAAGACGAACGATGACCAGCTGATCCGCGTCCCGCACCTGCTCAATTATGGTTCACACATCATCAACCTTATGACTCCTCTGACGGGAGGAATTGGTGGAGGACCCGCCGGAGTGGCTGTGGTCTCTGTCGCAGAGACACTGCTTGGGGTGGTGTGCTATTTCGCCACCTATCACTACCTGAGCATAACCCATATCAAGTGGACCAACAATTCTGACCCGTGGGGCATGTATGTGCTTTCCATGACCGGGCAAGCGATGGCAAGAAATTCACATATTGTTTGGACCAATGATCCCTTCTGTGTCAATGGGGCAGGGACGGTTGAAAACCTCTACGAAGTGGCTGGGCATGCGATCATCGGCTCGGTGTGCGGCTTCCAACAGCATGGTGTGGGAAGCACAGGTGGCAACATTGTCGATCACCATACCGGGCTAGAAGCAGGCTGGCAGGGTGAAGTGGCCATCGCAGCCACTCGTAGCGGGATCACGCGCGAAAAAGCCAATGAGATTGCCCTCCAGCTATTACCGCTCTACAAGGACACCTTCAAGAATCCAAAACTCGGACAACCCTTCCATGAGTTGTATAATACCCAGACCATCACTCCCAACCAGGCATGGCAGGACTGCTACCGGCGGGCCAAGGAGACCCTGACCAGGTTCGGATTGAACTTTATCCAGGGACCTTACGACTAGTCAGATATGCAACGCCCCTGTAGATGCGCGGTTAATTGACTTTGGCAGTTAACATCTTCAAGAAAACGCAATAAATGGTGAACAATATGCAAACACTCTTAAAAAGCAAGACCAGGCAGGTCAAAATATCCACCGATGGACCAGTGACCATCATTGGTGAAAGCATTAATCCCACTCGCCGCAAGAAACTGACTGCTGCATTGCTCTCAGGGGAAATGGATTATATTTATGAGCTGGCAAAAACCCAGCTCGATACAGGTGCAGACGTGCTGGATATCAATGTTGGTGCGCCGGGTGTGGATGAGATTGATGTGCTGCCCCGGGTAGCTGTGGCGGTTGCTGAGCAGTTTGATGTTCCCTTGTGCCTCGATTCTTCTAATCGAGAAGCGCTGGCGGCTGCCCTCAAGGTGGTGCCAGGGAAGCCTCTGGTCAATTCAGTAAATGGCGAGGAAGCCAACCTGAATACCTTGCTGCCGATCATCAAGGAATACGGTGCAGCAGTAATTGGCTTGACAATGGACGAAGATGGCATCCCAACCGACCCCGACGTGCGGAGAAGGATCGCTGGCAAGATCCTGGAACGGGCTGCCAGGCTGGGCATCCCGGTAGAGGACGTGCTAATTGACCCGCTGGTACTGACCGTGGGTGCTGACCAGAATGCAGGCAAGGTAACGCTTAAGACTATCGAGGTAATTCGCAGAGATTTTGGCGTCAACATCAACCTGGGTGCCAGTAATGTGTCTTTTGGCCTTCCCGACCGGCACACGGTCAATCAGGCTTTCCTGGCATTGGGCGCGGGGATGGGCGCCAGTTGTGTTATCACCAACCCCGAGAAATTAACCCCCATCATCCGCGCTTCCGACCTGCTTCTGGGGCGAGATCCATTCGCCGGGCGGTTCATTAAAGACTTTCGCAAGCGGCAGGCATTGGGCTTGGTAGCCGATGGAGCTCCACCTAAATCTTGACCTGGCTTACGACGTGGATGCTGTGCTGCGTGGTCAGGGGGCAGACCCTGCGGTTTTACGCGCCCGTAGACCTGCTTTGGTGGAAATTGCCGAGAGAGCACGGCAGGAAAGCCTTTCTCTGCTGGCTCCAAGGGTAGTCTACCGAGAATATACAGTCGCTGGCGTTCAGCACGAACGGTTGCTGCTGGGAGAAAGCAAGAGATTGGAGAGTAGCCTACTCGCCAGACAGCTGGCACCCGCCACGAAAGTAATCATCCTGTTGGCTACCATTGGTGATGAGCTGGAAGAGTGTGTATCTAAAATCTGGGAAGCCGACATGGTGTACGCTTTAGCGCTGGACGGGGCTGGATCTGGTGCGGTGGAAGCACTGGCGAACGCAGCCTGCCGATATTTTGAAAAGAAAGCCCTCGAAGAAGGACTTCAGGCTTCCATCCCATTCAGCCCGGGGATGGTGAACTGGTCGGTAGCTGAAGGGCAGCCACAGATCTTCGAGCTGTTGGGTGAAGATGGATCGATTGTCAGCCTCACCCCGAGCTTTGTCATGATCCCGCGTAAATCACTAACCATGGTGATGGGGTTGGGTACCAACCTGGATTCATCAGGTCGTACTTGTGATTTCTGTACCATGCGAGCCACCTGCCGTTACCAGGATCACTATCTGTATCAAACCTGATATAGGTGCGTTTTTGTGAGCATCCTGACAAAAGATAACCGCTAATTGAGCCGAATGATGAAGATTCCTTGCGATGAGTACATGCTTGTGAATACGGTCGAGGAAGCGTTGGCACTCCTGGGTGAGAGACGGGGAAATGCGCGCATCATCAGCGGCGGCTCGGACCTGCTGTTGGAGTTGCAGCAGGGAGATTGCTCTCCCATTGGCAGGTTGGTCGACGTTACCGAGATCGATGAGTTGTGTGCGCTGGAGATCAGGAATAGAACCCTGTTTATCGGTGCTGCAGTGACACTGGCACGGCTGGCAAATTCTGAGCTGGTTAAAGCTCACGCCCAGGCATTAAGCGATGCAACGTCATTAATGGCAAATCCGCAAGTGTGCAATGTGGCGACGATCGGGGGAAACGTGGCTCATGCCCTGCCGGCTGCCGATGGGACGATTGCAATGCTGGTCCTGGATGCCCAGGCGAACATTGCGGGCAGGACTGGCCGACGCTTAGTCCCCTTGAGCAGCATGTTCAAAGGGCCGGGTGAATCGACTCTGGATCCATGCGATGATTTGCTGGTTGGATTTCACCTGCCTATACGAGAAAAGATGCAATCTTCGGCATTTGCCAGGCGGGTAAATCCGCAGGGAATTGCTTTGGCAATGCTTAACCTGGCGATCTGGCTTGACCGGGATGGTGAGCGCATACATGCTGTGCGGGTCGCTGTCGGTCCATCGGGTCCTGTCCCGCGGCGCATGCGGTATGTTGAACGCGCCCTTTCTGACCAGGTGTATAAGCCAGGGTTACTGGATAGGGTGGTTGAGGTATTGCTCCAGGAAACCCATTTTCGCAGCAGTCCTCACCGGGCAACAGCCGAGTATCGCAGGCATCTGGCTGGTGTGCTCTTGAAAGAAGCTTTTGTAGAAGCCTGGGAGAGGGCAGGTGAATAACACATGACTGTTTCGCAGTTAAAAACCCTCTCTCTGGTTGTGAATAACAAGCCTTATTCACTGCCGCGTATCCCCGGGGAGACCCTGGCAGAGCTGCTACGCGAGCGCCTTAATTTAACCGGCACCAAAATTGGTTGTAATGAAGCCGAGTGTGGAGCATGTACTGTCCTGGTCAATGGCGAGCCGGTATTATCCTGCGCTTACCCTGCAGCACGGTCCGAAGGGAAAGAGATCCTGACCATCGAAGGTTTGGCAATGCTTGAGGCGGATAAAAGCCGTGAACCCTTGTTGCACCCTTTGCAGCAAGCGTTTGTCAGCTTCGGTGCTGTGCAATGTGGTTTTTGCACTCCTGGTCAGATTATGACTGCCTATGCACTGCTTCTGCGCAATCCGCATCCGACACTCGAAGAGATACGTTCGGCAATGAGTGGTACTTTATGCCGGTGTGGGGGATACCCGGCTATTGAACGGGCAGTGATGGCAGCGGCTGAAGCAGTTAGGATCGGTAGCCGTGTTATTTCTCTACCACCGGATTTATTTGCCGGGGAAAATCGTCAGGTGGGTAGCGTCATTACCCGGCCTGATGCTACCCAAAAGGTGACCGGTGAAGCGATCTATACCGACGACCTATCATTCGACAATATGCTTATTGCGCGGGTCAAGCGGGCGGGGATCCCGCATGCCATCTTGCGCGGTCTGGAGGTACACCAGGCTCGAGCATTGCCAGGCGTGCACAAAGTGCTGACCGCTGAAGACCTGCCGGCTGCCAGGCATCATGGATTGGTGAGTCATGATTGGCCTATCCTGGTAGGGAAGGGTGAGCGCGTCAGGTATGTAGGCGATGCCCTGGC
This Anaerolineales bacterium DNA region includes the following protein-coding sequences:
- a CDS encoding pterin-binding protein; this encodes MVNNMQTLLKSKTRQVKISTDGPVTIIGESINPTRRKKLTAALLSGEMDYIYELAKTQLDTGADVLDINVGAPGVDEIDVLPRVAVAVAEQFDVPLCLDSSNREALAAALKVVPGKPLVNSVNGEEANLNTLLPIIKEYGAAVIGLTMDEDGIPTDPDVRRRIAGKILERAARLGIPVEDVLIDPLVLTVGADQNAGKVTLKTIEVIRRDFGVNINLGASNVSFGLPDRHTVNQAFLALGAGMGASCVITNPEKLTPIIRASDLLLGRDPFAGRFIKDFRKRQALGLVADGAPPKS